The Methylomicrobium agile genome has a segment encoding these proteins:
- the cheD gene encoding chemoreceptor glutamine deamidase CheD produces MSEFFSDDEVPAPNFYYDNYFDIDAVKIVPGEYYVTARPILIVTVLGSCVAVCVRDRESGIGGMHHFMLPPRRKDGESGYDSTDYGNRAMEVLIDHLLGMGARYENLEAKLFGGGDPFRNDRLDNLGRRTADFIRSYLKLKAIPIVAEDLYDRYPRKIYFFPEQGKVMVKKLIRLHNATLIQREEAYVNRLLHGE; encoded by the coding sequence ATGTCCGAATTTTTTTCAGACGACGAGGTACCGGCTCCCAATTTTTATTATGACAATTATTTTGATATTGATGCGGTCAAGATTGTACCCGGCGAATATTATGTCACTGCTCGCCCCATCCTGATCGTAACCGTATTGGGATCGTGCGTAGCGGTCTGCGTTCGCGACCGGGAAAGCGGTATCGGCGGAATGCATCATTTCATGTTGCCGCCTCGGAGAAAGGACGGAGAGTCGGGTTACGATTCGACTGATTACGGCAACCGTGCCATGGAGGTTCTGATCGATCATCTGCTCGGGATGGGCGCGCGCTATGAAAATCTTGAAGCCAAATTGTTCGGCGGCGGCGATCCATTCAGAAACGACAGGCTGGATAACCTGGGGCGGCGTACCGCCGACTTTATACGCAGCTACCTGAAGCTCAAAGCGATACCCATCGTCGCCGAAGATTTATATGATCGCTATCCGCGTAAAATCTATTTTTTTCCGGAGCAGGGCAAAGTCATGGTCAAGAAACTGATAAGGCTCCATAACGCCACTCTTATCCAGCGCGAGGAAGCATACGTTAATCGCCTGTTGCATGGAGAATGA